One segment of Oncorhynchus gorbuscha isolate QuinsamMale2020 ecotype Even-year unplaced genomic scaffold, OgorEven_v1.0 Un_scaffold_9170, whole genome shotgun sequence DNA contains the following:
- the LOC124030076 gene encoding homeodomain-interacting protein kinase 3-like isoform X2, producing MATIHNQALAPSAPSVMHPGIPLQTGNGQFGCSDSFQQALILCPPTMQGIPTNTAKPQGFSVRMETAVPLVTQAPSIQPLQIRPGLITQQTWSNRPQQILVPAWQQVTSMAPHQPPWRLTLWQAHRDWENGGRCVPMATNTAL from the exons ATGGCCACCATTCACAACCAA GCTTTAGCCCCCTCTGCCCCCTCAGTGATGCACCCTGGGATACCGCTCCAAACAGGAAATGGCCAGTTTGGCTGCAGCGACTCATTTCAACAGGCACTCATCCTGTGCCCCCCAACGATGCAGG GAATCCCCACTAACACGGCCAAGCCTCAGGGCTTCTCCGTACGCATGGAGACTGCTGTGCCTCTGGTCACCCAAGCTCCCTCCATCCAGCCCCTACAGATCAGACCTGGGCTCATCACACAG CAGACCTGGTCTAACCGCCCCCAGCAGATCCTGGTGCCCGCCTGGCAGCAGGTGACTTCAATGGCGCCCCACCAGCCACCATGGCGTCTGACACTGTGGCAGGCCCACAGAGACTGGGAGAATGGGG GAAGGTGCGTCCCCATGGCAACCAATACAGCTCTATGA
- the LOC124030076 gene encoding homeodomain-interacting protein kinase 3-like isoform X3, giving the protein MATIHNQALAPSAPSVMHPGIPLQTGNGQFGCSDSFQQALILCPPTMQGIPTNTAKPQGFSVRMETAVPLVTQAPSIQPLQIRPGLITQTWSNRPQQILVPAWQQVTSMAPHQPPWRLTLWQAHRDWENGGRCVPMATNTAL; this is encoded by the exons ATGGCCACCATTCACAACCAA GCTTTAGCCCCCTCTGCCCCCTCAGTGATGCACCCTGGGATACCGCTCCAAACAGGAAATGGCCAGTTTGGCTGCAGCGACTCATTTCAACAGGCACTCATCCTGTGCCCCCCAACGATGCAGG GAATCCCCACTAACACGGCCAAGCCTCAGGGCTTCTCCGTACGCATGGAGACTGCTGTGCCTCTGGTCACCCAAGCTCCCTCCATCCAGCCCCTACAGATCAGACCTGGGCTCATCACACAG ACCTGGTCTAACCGCCCCCAGCAGATCCTGGTGCCCGCCTGGCAGCAGGTGACTTCAATGGCGCCCCACCAGCCACCATGGCGTCTGACACTGTGGCAGGCCCACAGAGACTGGGAGAATGGGG GAAGGTGCGTCCCCATGGCAACCAATACAGCTCTATGA